One Methanosarcinales archaeon genomic window, CTACATCCCGTCGCAGGTCGTGACTTAAAAAAAGGGATGAATTCACACATCGGCACAGTATATCCATTCTCCCGCCAGTGCCTGGCAGGTCATTCAGGTTGAAATTACTATCTGTCCGGGCCTTATGGCCCACTACAATGAACTCTCGCATGCTGATACAAGATGCATAATAATATATTTGTCTAACGATAAAGGGAAAAGTGATGAGGTGCCCTGGATGAAACTGCTTGCTTTATCTGATATTCATGGGAATTATTCAAAAGTTGATGCTTTAAAGCATCGTGCCGGGAGGATCGATGCGGTCCTTATAGTGGGTGATATTACGAATTTCGGACCTGACAGCGATGCCAATAAACTAATTGACATGTTCGATGTGCCCATATTGGCCATACCTGGAAATTGCGACCATCCAAGTATATTGGAAACACTTGAAAAATCCGAAGCCATTAATTTGCATAATACCTGTCATACCATAGGTGAAGTAGATTTCATTGGACTTGGAGGTTCTAACACAACACCTTTTAAAACCCCGTTCGAACTGACAGACAAGGAAATTGAAAAATCATTGGAAGATCTATTGGATAAAAGCAGTGCCTTAAGAACTGTATTATTGAGTCATGCCCCTCCTCAGGGGTATGTAGATGAATTGCCAATAGGGCATGTAGGCAGTCCGTCTATAACAAAATTCATAGACCGCCTGAGTTTAATCGTATGCGGTCATATCCATGAAGCCAGGGGTATAGCCAAAAAAGGCAATACAAGTATTGTAAATGTGGGCGAGGCTTCTAAAGGATATGGTGCTATGATCACAATAAACGATAATATCTGTATAGAACTTATTGAAGTGTAACTATGAAAATTGCAGTAACAGGCAAAGGCGGTGTGGGAAAGACCACGCTTGCAGGGACATTGGCACGGTTGTTGGCCAGGGACGGATTGGATGTACTGGCCATTGATGCGGATGCTGATATGAACCTGGCATCCGCATTAGGAATTGATATTCCTCCATCTCCATTAACAGACCACAGAGAATTCATTGATGAACGTGCCGGAGGTCCGGTAGGTATTTTCAAACTGAATCCTAAAGTGGACGATGTAGTGCAGCGTTTCGGAATTATCGGACCTGATGGGGTGAGGATGCTGGTCATGGGTACTGTCGAAAAGGGCGGTTCCGGGTGCATGTGCCCGGCATCTTCATTTTTGCGAGCCCTGATGAAACATGTGGTGTTCAAGGAATCTTCATTTGTAATTCTTGATATGGAAGCAGGTATCGAACATCTGGGTAGGGGGACCACAAGAGGAATTGACCTGATGATAATCGTGGTGGAACCTGGCAGTCGCAGTATTGAAACGGCATCCAGGATCAAAGATCTTGCCGGTGATATTGGGATAAGCAGATTGGCTGCAGTGATAAATAAGGTCAGGGATGTAGAAATTAAAGAGATAGAATCCCGGCTTGCTTCAATGGGAATACCTGTATTGGGTTCAATCCCCTATGATAATTCAATGATAACAGCAGATCTTAACAACCAGTCCCCTGTAGAGACCAAAGGACCAGCACTAGAAGCATTAAAAGAGATAAAAAACCGTTTGCTAGCTGGTGAATACTAGATAGAATTGGAATTTGTTATGATTAAAAATAGCCATCTTGTAGCACAATATGCTCAGCTCGCCATGATATTGGAGGTTTGTGCCACTCCAAAACCAGGTAATATCGATAGAGACCATAATTACCCTGATACACAATTCGAGCATTTTCTTGCTTCAGCAGTAAGTGTATATCCTGTGATGAAAAAAGCATCCACTGACAGTAAGGATATCGGCCGATATATTTATTCAGCAGTTATGGAAAGTGCAAAATGGCAAAGCGGGGGCAACACCCATTTTGGTGCATTCATAATGTTAGTACCATTGG contains:
- a CDS encoding AAA family ATPase codes for the protein MKIAVTGKGGVGKTTLAGTLARLLARDGLDVLAIDADADMNLASALGIDIPPSPLTDHREFIDERAGGPVGIFKLNPKVDDVVQRFGIIGPDGVRMLVMGTVEKGGSGCMCPASSFLRALMKHVVFKESSFVILDMEAGIEHLGRGTTRGIDLMIIVVEPGSRSIETASRIKDLAGDIGISRLAAVINKVRDVEIKEIESRLASMGIPVLGSIPYDNSMITADLNNQSPVETKGPALEALKEIKNRLLAGEY
- a CDS encoding metallophosphoesterase family protein, which encodes MKLLALSDIHGNYSKVDALKHRAGRIDAVLIVGDITNFGPDSDANKLIDMFDVPILAIPGNCDHPSILETLEKSEAINLHNTCHTIGEVDFIGLGGSNTTPFKTPFELTDKEIEKSLEDLLDKSSALRTVLLSHAPPQGYVDELPIGHVGSPSITKFIDRLSLIVCGHIHEARGIAKKGNTSIVNVGEASKGYGAMITINDNICIELIEV